The following proteins are encoded in a genomic region of Sorangiineae bacterium MSr12523:
- a CDS encoding serine/threonine protein kinase produces the protein MPESTASEHVIGKYQLIADLEQGGMGNVYIAMAQGPGSFSKLVVLKELKPEFARDPDFLAMFYEEARVASRLHHPNIVHTYEVGSEGDRHFIAMEYLSGQSLARVLAARHLGFSLEMYLRVLCEVLRALEYAHSLTDFDGSAMGLVHRDVNPENVFVTYDGQVKLLDFGIAKAKNSRLKTRIGVFKGKPWYMAPEQLTGEITVRTDFFAVGVMIWEAVSGAPMWHQKSDAEVLSLLSQGQIPSLGKEVPTAPVELVRICDKARALKPEDRYSTAVEFLADLERYLRNAGEPVSVRDVSARVADMFADERAERRETLETYLGAIRASVPAISTISAAKYTSGARESMGGSRPRLRIRQTPSGTAKTEVAPSEGRRKWPWIIGLALIAAAVVVFVYMKPRFGIQAEAATPQPPPPVATETVAAAPVPTPTPVPAAAPPPPVAASASAVASSAPTSSAPMASQVSASVPKLPAYRAPSARPGASTKSPQRPAPSAGGAPAASGAPSATPNCDPPFYFEGTKKLYKPGCI, from the coding sequence ATGCCGGAGAGCACTGCCTCCGAGCACGTGATCGGGAAATACCAATTAATTGCCGATCTCGAGCAAGGGGGGATGGGGAATGTTTACATCGCAATGGCCCAAGGACCGGGCAGCTTCAGCAAGCTGGTGGTCCTCAAGGAGCTAAAGCCGGAGTTCGCTCGTGATCCCGATTTTCTAGCGATGTTTTACGAGGAGGCGAGGGTGGCCTCCCGTCTACATCACCCGAACATCGTCCACACGTACGAGGTGGGCAGTGAAGGCGACCGCCACTTCATTGCCATGGAGTACCTGAGCGGACAGTCGCTGGCCCGGGTGCTCGCCGCCCGACATCTCGGGTTCTCCCTGGAGATGTACCTGCGTGTCCTGTGCGAGGTGCTCCGCGCGCTCGAGTACGCTCACTCGCTCACCGACTTCGACGGCAGCGCGATGGGCCTGGTCCATCGCGACGTGAACCCGGAGAACGTGTTCGTCACGTACGACGGGCAGGTCAAGCTGCTCGACTTCGGCATCGCCAAGGCAAAGAACTCGCGCTTGAAGACGCGCATTGGCGTCTTCAAGGGCAAGCCCTGGTACATGGCGCCCGAGCAGCTCACCGGCGAAATCACGGTGCGCACCGACTTCTTCGCCGTCGGCGTGATGATCTGGGAAGCGGTGTCCGGTGCGCCCATGTGGCACCAGAAATCCGACGCGGAGGTTCTCTCGCTGTTGTCGCAGGGGCAGATCCCGTCGCTCGGCAAAGAGGTGCCCACCGCCCCGGTGGAGTTGGTGCGCATCTGCGACAAGGCGCGCGCGTTGAAGCCGGAAGATCGCTACTCGACGGCCGTCGAGTTTCTGGCCGATCTGGAGCGCTACCTGCGCAATGCCGGAGAACCCGTGTCGGTTCGCGACGTGTCGGCACGCGTCGCCGACATGTTCGCCGACGAACGTGCGGAGCGCCGCGAGACATTGGAGACGTACCTCGGCGCGATCCGGGCGAGCGTGCCCGCCATTTCGACGATCAGCGCCGCCAAGTATACCAGCGGCGCACGTGAGAGCATGGGCGGAAGCCGCCCCCGACTTCGCATCCGGCAGACGCCGAGCGGCACGGCGAAGACGGAGGTCGCCCCGTCGGAGGGGCGGCGCAAGTGGCCGTGGATCATCGGCCTCGCGTTGATCGCTGCGGCCGTCGTGGTTTTCGTCTACATGAAGCCTCGTTTCGGCATCCAGGCGGAGGCGGCGACGCCACAGCCACCACCGCCGGTTGCCACCGAGACCGTGGCGGCGGCTCCTGTGCCGACGCCCACGCCCGTGCCGGCGGCTGCACCGCCCCCGCCCGTCGCCGCATCGGCTTCGGCGGTGGCTTCGAGCGCGCCGACTTCGAGTGCTCCGATGGCCTCGCAGGTGAGTGCGAGTGTCCCCAAGTTGCCCGCCTATCGAGCGCCGTCCGCGCGTCCGGGGGCATCGACCAAGTCTCCGCAGCGTCCGGCCCCCTCCGCGGGTGGTGCTCCGGCGGCATCCGGCGCACCTTCCGCGACGCCGAACTGCGATCCGCCGTTTTACTTCGAAGGCACGAAGAAGCTATACAAGCCGGGCTGCATCTAG
- a CDS encoding ABC transporter substrate-binding protein — protein sequence MKFFSKVFLVGAPVAIAALVGGACSTEFSARECKIDGDCGSNLVCVQAGQEGNKTGKSAACVQPDQAPLNIGLSAVGNGPSQDLGLEMKAGINLAFKAQNDRGGVRGRTLILKFEDDGYDPATAEEKARELLDVQSAVGATPRCQSTTKNPQTAALYPDGVNPVSTNRLDRGSNAVLAILGNVGTPTMARFAPIAVETQTLFFGAFTGAKLLLRDETAGPECKKFIFNVRASYAQEARATMEYFIAHHSIKDYKHLISFDQNDSYGQAGFSGLIDAYNALQASQGLTALPNSEALFRSRYTRDSVSSAQAEATKVINYIKGVVDADSNTTSKHTFGILMTDTYPVGEAFIKAVQDWRSDNPTYKDRTTVVFSNVSFVGPNSLANRLKALGPKYTENVLVSQVVPNYAQDQASLVQSYNDLTSSDPTKRNFTSFEGYIAGRVFIAGLLQHNGAITSESLINTFEHLSTGDEIGLGTNSGFSPSDHNYSKSVWGTRINADGSFSNAYFWREGTAITIYI from the coding sequence ATGAAATTTTTCTCCAAGGTGTTTCTGGTGGGAGCACCCGTGGCAATTGCCGCATTGGTTGGCGGCGCATGTTCTACGGAGTTTTCGGCGCGTGAGTGCAAGATCGACGGCGACTGCGGGTCGAACCTGGTCTGCGTTCAAGCAGGCCAAGAGGGCAACAAGACAGGTAAATCGGCGGCATGCGTGCAGCCTGATCAAGCCCCGCTGAACATCGGCCTCTCCGCCGTCGGCAATGGTCCGAGCCAGGACCTCGGCCTCGAGATGAAGGCCGGCATCAACCTCGCTTTCAAGGCACAGAACGATCGCGGTGGTGTTCGCGGTCGCACGTTGATCCTCAAGTTCGAGGACGACGGCTACGATCCGGCCACCGCCGAAGAGAAGGCGAGGGAGCTGCTGGACGTCCAGTCAGCCGTCGGCGCGACCCCGCGTTGCCAGTCGACGACGAAGAATCCGCAGACCGCCGCATTGTACCCGGATGGAGTGAACCCCGTGTCCACCAATCGGCTCGATCGGGGTTCGAACGCGGTGCTTGCCATTCTCGGAAATGTCGGCACCCCCACGATGGCGAGGTTTGCTCCCATTGCCGTCGAGACGCAGACGCTCTTCTTCGGTGCCTTCACCGGTGCGAAGTTGTTGCTTCGCGACGAGACAGCCGGCCCGGAGTGCAAGAAGTTCATCTTCAACGTGCGCGCGAGTTACGCCCAAGAGGCGCGCGCGACGATGGAGTACTTCATCGCGCACCATTCGATCAAAGACTACAAGCACCTCATCAGCTTCGATCAGAACGACTCGTACGGGCAGGCCGGGTTCTCTGGATTGATCGACGCGTACAATGCGCTGCAGGCCTCTCAGGGATTGACCGCGCTGCCCAACTCCGAGGCGCTCTTTCGCAGCCGCTACACGCGCGACTCGGTTTCCTCGGCGCAGGCGGAAGCTACGAAGGTCATCAACTACATCAAAGGTGTGGTGGATGCCGATTCGAACACGACCAGCAAACACACCTTCGGTATCCTCATGACGGATACCTATCCTGTGGGTGAGGCTTTCATCAAAGCCGTTCAAGATTGGCGGTCGGACAATCCCACCTACAAGGACCGCACGACCGTCGTATTCAGCAACGTGTCGTTCGTCGGTCCGAATTCATTGGCCAACAGGCTCAAGGCTCTCGGTCCCAAGTACACCGAGAACGTGCTCGTGTCGCAGGTCGTGCCAAACTACGCGCAAGACCAGGCAAGCTTGGTTCAGTCGTACAACGACTTGACCAGCAGCGACCCGACCAAGCGGAATTTTACGTCCTTCGAGGGCTACATCGCGGGGCGTGTCTTCATTGCCGGGCTGCTGCAACACAATGGCGCCATTACCTCCGAGAGTCTCATCAATACGTTCGAACACCTGAGCACGGGTGACGAGATCGGGCTTGGGACGAACTCGGGTTTCTCTCCATCCGACCACAACTATTCAAAGAGCGTGTGGGGAACTCGCATCAATGCGGATGGTTCCTTCAGCAACGCATATTTTTGGCGCGAAGGCACAGCCATAACGATTTACATTTGA
- a CDS encoding alkaline phosphatase, with protein sequence MRRGFFLAVATAVCAACAPASKIAPATPQAAFPKNVIVLFADGTASTQWEFGRYTSEHLRKRPFLVTDVVFRQGTLGLMSTCSATGMVTDSAAAATAMSTGEKTHNFMLSIAPDGKPLPTMMETAKAAGLRTGLVTTTAIYDASPAGFSVHANDRRAFQTIVDQYRAFEPDVLMGGGADYFLPSPVGKRNDGEDVIAAFTAKGYRVVQNANDLADLRVSSPPGGTPARLLGLFPESPQSFVDRPTVAERERAALSVLSRDERGFLLFVENESTDNAGHANDIAGLMHALWDFDDAVAVALDFQKQHPDTLVIVTGDHETGGLSVTTARAARSNARIVPGETELRLIDRISLSLEVAADKIASAPVTSAASAAETLDQLLAMHFPGFILDAELRRTILEAGQLGDAGEGRRPDGRDRRDAVATALARMVSRQTGFYWGTSGHTTEPVVVGAIGPGAGIFRGYQDNTEFARHLRSLITRRSVR encoded by the coding sequence ATGAGACGGGGCTTTTTTCTCGCGGTAGCTACGGCGGTCTGCGCGGCGTGCGCGCCCGCATCGAAGATCGCGCCGGCTACACCGCAGGCGGCTTTCCCCAAGAACGTCATTGTTCTCTTTGCGGACGGAACGGCCTCCACACAATGGGAATTCGGCCGCTACACCAGCGAACACCTGCGAAAGCGCCCCTTTCTCGTCACCGATGTCGTCTTTCGGCAGGGCACCCTTGGCTTGATGAGCACCTGCTCGGCCACCGGCATGGTCACCGATTCCGCGGCCGCGGCCACCGCCATGTCGACCGGGGAAAAGACGCACAACTTCATGCTCAGCATCGCGCCGGACGGCAAACCGCTCCCCACCATGATGGAGACGGCGAAGGCCGCCGGCCTGCGCACCGGCTTGGTCACCACCACCGCCATTTACGATGCATCGCCCGCCGGCTTCAGCGTGCACGCCAACGATCGGCGCGCCTTTCAAACCATCGTCGACCAATACCGTGCCTTCGAGCCGGACGTCCTCATGGGCGGCGGCGCCGACTACTTCCTCCCGTCGCCAGTCGGAAAGCGAAACGACGGCGAGGACGTCATCGCAGCCTTCACCGCGAAAGGCTACCGCGTCGTGCAGAACGCGAATGACCTGGCTGACCTGCGCGTTTCGTCGCCGCCCGGGGGCACGCCAGCGCGACTGCTCGGCCTTTTTCCCGAGTCCCCGCAGTCCTTCGTCGACCGGCCCACCGTCGCCGAAAGGGAACGCGCCGCATTGAGCGTCCTTTCGCGGGACGAGCGCGGGTTCTTGCTCTTCGTCGAGAATGAAAGCACCGACAATGCCGGCCACGCCAACGACATCGCCGGCTTGATGCACGCCCTATGGGACTTCGACGACGCCGTGGCCGTCGCCCTCGATTTCCAGAAGCAGCACCCCGACACCTTGGTGATTGTCACGGGCGACCACGAGACCGGGGGCCTGAGCGTCACCACGGCCCGCGCGGCTCGATCGAACGCTCGCATCGTTCCGGGTGAAACGGAGCTTCGCCTCATCGACCGCATCTCTTTGTCACTCGAGGTTGCGGCGGACAAGATTGCCAGCGCGCCCGTCACGTCAGCTGCGTCGGCCGCGGAAACACTGGACCAATTGTTGGCCATGCACTTTCCCGGCTTCATCCTGGACGCCGAATTGCGCCGCACGATCCTGGAGGCTGGCCAGCTTGGTGACGCCGGCGAAGGAAGACGACCCGACGGGCGCGATCGGCGCGACGCAGTTGCCACGGCGCTCGCGCGGATGGTCTCTCGCCAAACGGGGTTCTATTGGGGAACGTCCGGTCATACGACCGAACCCGTGGTCGTCGGAGCGATTGGGCCCGGCGCCGGAATTTTTCGCGGATACCAAGACAATACCGAGTTTGCTCGGCATTTGCGGAGTCTCATCACACGCCGGTCAGTCCGGTGA
- a CDS encoding four helix bundle protein translates to MVLDHERLDVYHLALDFLIFVNGVIESFPRGHGHLTDQFTRASMSIVLNIAEGAGKVSKPDKRRYYLIARGSATESAALLDICARLKVLDEAGHRSGKEMIVRMVSMLIRLAQACEQ, encoded by the coding sequence ATGGTCCTGGATCACGAGCGACTCGACGTCTACCACTTGGCCCTGGATTTCCTGATCTTCGTGAACGGCGTCATCGAGTCATTTCCACGCGGGCACGGTCATCTGACCGACCAGTTTACGCGAGCGTCAATGTCGATCGTGCTCAACATCGCGGAGGGCGCAGGCAAGGTGTCGAAGCCCGACAAGCGACGCTATTACTTGATCGCGCGCGGATCGGCGACAGAGTCCGCGGCGCTGCTGGACATCTGCGCGAGGCTGAAGGTTCTCGACGAAGCCGGTCACCGCAGCGGCAAGGAGATGATCGTGCGGATGGTGTCGATGCTCATTCGACTCGCGCAGGCTTGCGAACAGTAG
- a CDS encoding sigma 54-interacting transcriptional regulator, producing MRHAVPPGGEHTKVQTFEPRAKAAPCPHLMWRDLRGQHKVKLTMPSTLLGSASGVSVVITDTTVSRLHAEIELREDGVWIRDLGSRNGTFVEGVLVSRARVADGSKVKLGVTELTVVYDGEQQPPELWPEESFGPLVGRTPVMRALFAYLSNIAKADSPVFIQGETGTGKELVAQAIHEASPRADKPFVIVDCAALPENLIESELFGHAKGAFTGAITARTGAIEAADGGTVFLDEIGDLPMSVQPRLLRALESGTIRRVGETSRRKVNVRFLSATHRDLRTMVNAGDFREDLYFRLAVLPVSVPPLREHLDDVPLLVERFLPRGVVASPEIVAQLTKRPWLGNVRALRNFVHRAAVMGAQVALSLSDTAGEGVPVASASNSAQFPAFSPSPSLPPPAPGSLPGVADFDPAIFDADFKRFRESWGDTGEREYVRRLLARHARNVSNAARAAGVDRTYLYRLIRKHLL from the coding sequence ATGCGACACGCAGTTCCACCCGGCGGCGAGCACACCAAGGTCCAAACATTCGAGCCCCGCGCCAAGGCTGCCCCTTGTCCTCACCTGATGTGGCGAGACCTGCGCGGGCAACACAAGGTCAAGCTCACCATGCCCTCGACGCTTCTCGGCTCCGCGAGCGGCGTTTCGGTGGTCATCACGGATACCACGGTGTCGCGCCTCCACGCGGAAATCGAGCTGCGCGAAGACGGCGTCTGGATCCGCGATCTCGGTAGCCGCAACGGCACCTTCGTCGAGGGCGTCCTCGTCTCCCGGGCGCGCGTCGCCGACGGCAGCAAGGTGAAACTCGGCGTGACCGAGCTCACCGTGGTCTACGACGGCGAGCAACAACCGCCCGAGCTCTGGCCGGAGGAAAGCTTCGGCCCTCTGGTCGGCCGCACCCCGGTCATGCGCGCCCTGTTCGCCTACCTGTCGAACATCGCGAAGGCGGACTCCCCCGTGTTCATCCAGGGCGAGACCGGTACCGGCAAGGAGCTGGTCGCCCAGGCCATCCACGAGGCTTCACCCCGCGCGGACAAGCCGTTCGTGATCGTCGACTGCGCCGCGCTTCCCGAGAACCTCATCGAAAGTGAGCTCTTTGGCCACGCCAAGGGCGCTTTCACCGGTGCCATCACCGCCCGCACCGGCGCCATCGAAGCCGCCGACGGCGGCACCGTCTTCCTCGACGAGATCGGCGATCTGCCCATGTCCGTCCAGCCGCGTCTTTTGCGCGCGCTCGAATCGGGCACCATCCGCCGCGTGGGCGAGACGTCGCGCCGCAAAGTGAATGTGCGCTTCCTCTCGGCCACGCACCGCGACCTGCGCACGATGGTCAACGCCGGTGACTTTCGCGAGGACCTCTATTTCCGCCTTGCGGTCCTCCCGGTCAGCGTGCCCCCGCTTCGCGAGCATCTGGACGACGTGCCCTTGCTCGTCGAGCGTTTTCTCCCGCGCGGGGTGGTCGCCAGTCCGGAAATCGTGGCCCAGCTCACCAAGCGCCCCTGGCTCGGCAACGTGCGCGCCCTTCGCAACTTCGTCCACCGCGCCGCGGTGATGGGCGCCCAAGTCGCACTTTCCTTGAGCGACACCGCAGGCGAAGGCGTCCCCGTGGCCTCCGCCTCGAACAGCGCACAGTTCCCCGCCTTTTCACCGTCCCCCTCTCTGCCGCCGCCCGCACCGGGTTCCTTACCCGGCGTCGCCGACTTCGACCCCGCCATCTTCGACGCCGACTTCAAACGATTCCGCGAGAGCTGGGGCGACACCGGCGAACGCGAATACGTCCGTCGCCTTCTCGCCCGCCACGCCCGCAACGTCTCCAACGCCGCCCGCGCCGCCGGCGTCGACCGCACCTACCTGTATCGTCTAATCCGCAAACACCTGCTCTAA
- the ureA gene encoding urease subunit gamma, with protein sequence MHLSPRDIDKLVLHQAGFLAQKRLARGTRLNYPEAVALLATQLLEWIRDGRSVAELMDLGRRVLGRRQVLPSVPEMIHEVQVEGTFPDGTKLVTVHDPIVLDDGDLSLALYGSFLPLPDLAIFGETELAETKPGEIEVAAGEVDLYAGRKRTTITVTSRGDRPIQVGSHYPFAKTNAALDFDRVAAEGKHLAVPAGTAVRFEPGETRTVTLVENSEGLGVRG encoded by the coding sequence ATGCACCTCTCGCCGCGCGACATCGACAAGCTCGTTCTGCACCAAGCCGGTTTTCTCGCGCAAAAGCGCCTCGCCCGCGGGACGCGCCTCAATTACCCGGAGGCGGTCGCGCTGCTCGCCACGCAGCTGCTCGAGTGGATCCGCGATGGGCGCTCGGTGGCGGAGCTGATGGACCTCGGACGCCGCGTGCTGGGACGCCGCCAGGTGCTGCCCAGCGTGCCCGAGATGATTCACGAGGTGCAAGTCGAGGGCACGTTCCCCGATGGAACCAAGTTGGTCACCGTGCACGATCCCATCGTGCTCGACGACGGCGATCTGTCGCTGGCACTGTACGGGAGCTTTTTGCCTCTGCCCGATCTGGCCATTTTCGGCGAGACGGAGCTGGCCGAGACGAAGCCGGGCGAAATCGAGGTGGCGGCCGGCGAAGTCGATCTGTATGCGGGGCGCAAGCGAACGACGATCACCGTGACGAGCCGCGGCGATCGGCCGATTCAGGTGGGCAGCCACTATCCGTTCGCAAAGACCAACGCGGCACTGGATTTCGACCGCGTGGCCGCGGAGGGAAAGCACCTGGCCGTCCCCGCGGGCACGGCCGTGCGCTTCGAACCGGGTGAGACGCGCACCGTGACCTTGGTCGAGAATAGTGAGGGGTTAGGGGTTAGGGGTTAG
- a CDS encoding protein kinase → MGTSARFGKYRFIATLGRGGMADVYLALQSGPVGFRKLVVVKKLRADVAEEDTYRAMLLDEARLAARLRHPNVVQTLEVGVHEGQHFMAMEYLEGQPLGRLATAATKSGAPVSAPVAVQIIMDVLSGLHYAHELHDFDGTPLGIVHRDISPQNVFVTYDGEVKLVDFGIARTNLSNTATQAGTFKGKPSYTAPEQVRGDPIDRRADVFATGIVLWELLAHRRLFRADTPMEAMHKLLLEEIPLLSSVNPDVHPILDAVCARALQKDPDSRFETAAEMRAALQSYFEYAGMHPIPRDRVGEWVAQLFEKERAAVRDRITECMRVQDGDAPRNIDSVPTLVLGPSASNVTPHSTSHPIYSTVRAEAKRDREAAERRRLGLVLGGITLALAAAATGVVVAHGLRPNPEKAAAAQIASQRDAADNEERVLRLCGSNTIGAELAPALVEAYFKKKGFAQTSRAPGKKPQSVDIRAARGDEHPQVISVEAEGSATAFTGLANGTCDVGMASRAIHDDEVVLLAQKGLGEMRSPANEHVIALDGIAVVVHPNNTVRALDADQLRRIFTGTAHDWSELGAAAGPISVFARDDASGTYDTFKHFILGKDKLVGSAKRFADSDALSDAVANEPGGIGFIGLAYIRSATALAVSDRGAPPMFPSPFTVTTEGYMLSRRLYFYTAARPSSPLTRELVTFALSPDGQNTARAAGFVDLSVRMHEPDACEKRCSARYAYTIKRARRLSLDFRFRSGTKELDSRGTRDLDRVVAFLNGQPGARVLLLGFSDGVGNPAQNLQLSRERAKAVGEELAARGVHAAQIDGFGAEMAVASNADETGRERNRRVEVWIAPE, encoded by the coding sequence GTGGGGACGTCTGCGCGCTTTGGCAAATACAGATTCATCGCCACGCTTGGTCGCGGGGGTATGGCGGACGTCTACCTGGCGCTGCAAAGCGGTCCGGTCGGATTCCGCAAACTCGTCGTCGTGAAGAAGCTTCGCGCGGACGTGGCCGAAGAGGACACGTACCGCGCGATGCTGCTCGACGAAGCGCGTCTGGCTGCGCGCCTTCGCCACCCCAACGTCGTGCAGACGCTCGAAGTGGGCGTGCACGAAGGGCAGCACTTCATGGCGATGGAGTACCTCGAGGGGCAACCGCTCGGGCGTCTCGCCACCGCGGCCACCAAGAGCGGCGCACCCGTCTCCGCACCGGTGGCGGTGCAGATCATCATGGACGTGCTCAGCGGGCTCCACTACGCCCACGAGCTGCACGACTTCGACGGCACGCCGCTGGGCATCGTCCATCGCGACATCAGCCCGCAGAACGTGTTCGTCACCTACGATGGCGAGGTCAAGCTGGTCGACTTCGGCATCGCGCGCACCAACTTGAGCAACACGGCGACGCAGGCCGGCACCTTCAAGGGCAAGCCCTCGTACACGGCCCCCGAGCAGGTGCGTGGCGATCCCATCGACCGCCGCGCCGACGTGTTCGCCACCGGCATCGTGCTCTGGGAGCTGCTCGCTCACCGGCGCCTCTTTCGGGCCGACACGCCCATGGAGGCGATGCACAAGCTGCTGCTCGAGGAGATCCCGCTCCTCTCCAGCGTCAACCCGGACGTGCACCCGATCCTCGACGCCGTGTGTGCGCGCGCGCTGCAGAAAGATCCCGACAGCCGCTTCGAGACGGCGGCCGAGATGCGTGCGGCGCTGCAGAGCTACTTCGAGTATGCGGGCATGCACCCCATCCCGCGCGACCGCGTGGGCGAGTGGGTGGCACAGCTCTTCGAGAAGGAGCGCGCGGCCGTTCGCGATCGCATCACCGAGTGCATGCGCGTCCAAGATGGGGATGCGCCGCGCAACATCGACTCGGTGCCTACGTTGGTGCTCGGTCCCTCGGCGTCGAATGTCACTCCGCACTCGACGAGCCATCCCATTTATTCGACCGTGCGCGCCGAGGCGAAGCGCGATCGGGAGGCGGCCGAGCGTCGCCGCCTCGGATTGGTCCTGGGTGGCATCACCCTGGCGCTCGCCGCCGCCGCGACCGGTGTGGTGGTCGCGCACGGTCTCCGTCCGAACCCCGAGAAAGCCGCTGCCGCGCAGATCGCCTCGCAGCGCGATGCTGCCGACAACGAAGAACGTGTGCTGCGCTTGTGCGGGTCCAACACCATCGGCGCCGAGCTCGCGCCTGCGCTGGTGGAGGCGTACTTCAAGAAGAAGGGCTTCGCACAAACGTCCCGCGCGCCCGGCAAAAAGCCGCAATCCGTCGACATTCGCGCCGCGCGCGGCGACGAGCACCCGCAGGTCATCTCCGTCGAGGCGGAGGGAAGCGCGACCGCCTTCACCGGCCTGGCGAACGGCACGTGCGACGTGGGCATGGCATCGCGGGCCATCCACGATGACGAGGTCGTGCTGCTCGCGCAAAAGGGCCTCGGCGAAATGCGCTCGCCCGCCAACGAGCACGTCATCGCGCTCGACGGCATCGCCGTGGTCGTCCATCCGAACAACACCGTGCGGGCGCTCGATGCCGACCAACTCCGTCGCATCTTCACCGGCACGGCGCACGATTGGTCCGAGCTCGGTGCGGCCGCGGGCCCCATCAGCGTGTTCGCGCGCGACGATGCTTCGGGCACGTACGACACGTTCAAACATTTCATCCTCGGCAAGGACAAGCTCGTCGGCTCCGCCAAGCGCTTCGCCGACAGCGATGCCCTCTCGGATGCCGTCGCCAACGAACCCGGTGGGATCGGCTTCATCGGGCTCGCGTACATCCGCTCGGCCACCGCGCTGGCCGTCTCCGATCGCGGCGCGCCGCCGATGTTTCCTTCGCCCTTCACGGTCACCACCGAGGGCTACATGCTTTCGCGCCGCCTCTATTTCTATACGGCGGCCCGCCCTTCGAGTCCGCTCACCCGCGAGCTCGTCACCTTCGCGCTCTCCCCGGATGGCCAGAACACTGCCCGAGCGGCAGGCTTCGTCGATCTCAGCGTTCGCATGCACGAGCCGGATGCCTGCGAGAAGCGATGCTCCGCGCGCTATGCGTACACCATCAAGCGCGCCCGCCGCCTCTCCCTCGACTTCCGCTTCCGCAGCGGCACCAAAGAACTCGACAGCCGCGGCACCCGCGATCTCGACCGGGTCGTTGCCTTCTTGAACGGCCAGCCCGGTGCCCGCGTCCTGCTTCTCGGCTTCTCCGACGGCGTCGGCAACCCCGCGCAAAATCTCCAGCTCTCGCGCGAGCGCGCCAAGGCCGTGGGCGAGGAGCTCGCCGCCCGTGGCGTGCACGCCGCCCAGATCGACGGCTTCGGCGCCGAGATGGCCGTCGCCTCCAACGCCGACGAAACGGGCCGCGAACGCAACCGCCGCGTCGAAGTTTGGATCGCGCCGGAATAG